From Hirundo rustica isolate bHirRus1 chromosome 1, bHirRus1.pri.v3, whole genome shotgun sequence, a single genomic window includes:
- the C1H18orf63 gene encoding uncharacterized protein C18orf63 homolog — MNSTRQQSLFFVSLPELQKFCAATVTLSSQIPETEARTTQIKTCRQLLFLYQEILSAPVLGTLNQISVVMAIPFYESGICQAYVERHGATLEAPQTVTSALLQTCLSYTLTARLAPRWNKAGHLLVQGKDFLSQSGRQNAVVVDLNVSERQLCISVEPCSIRLPPPELGDFDISANTVKLFDSNESTVIQQHSILSNWCYVLPSMKMGQIINISHIIPPESPFRSYKDFEMHWKSLYGYVLPEDLEETKVYLSVYFKPIGERFFTYPLSCIRSQPVQYFPRTDAESVVNSFLSDMKNSFSQLCGFPVKMTSKALYATKELSRASVQEIKPKPTKLDGEMVCVVSLTQARPRKPFSPGIPSPCSTENSHWMECLIKEPGTYRFSSSCRSTGGVSVEATEKSMSSKQIPGLPELPSVKSSGTRVNSAFESTPPKVSKIIPIFKGKLMQMNGKITNQTDRKKRENAERRSPVVSVGVSSAMLSVNKSSITEVFKHIQNMPVKTPTDNSMLQVKNKKAHTKHGTPIFRWKTQSSGQIVNTDFSENSASGGNPNDVNHKKANSPFFLKNVGPVLQKSNTSPRLNTHESPASSARRGKKFASQSTTQSPEKEHQPKEVHLQICELDNEITNSSLSLQQTKRSNKGAGLNIHESVFRDTVCVAKREENKAACHSKDCTAETTNHHSKPNFEQMITGNKYLACETLTSKPTLPVKESNMEASVQKGCARRRQKEEGYSKLKRAKRSKTST; from the exons ACAGTTGTTATTCCTGTATCAAGAGATCCTTTCTGCACCTGTTTTGGGGACACTGAATCAAATTTCGGTTGTGATGGCG ATACCATTTTATGAATCAGGAATATGTCAAGCCTATGTGGAGAGACACGGAGCTACT CTGGAAGCACCGCAAACAGTTACTTCAGCCCTTCTCCAAACCTGTCTTTCCTACACACTTACTGCCAGGCTTGCACCCAGATGGAACAAGGCTGGTCATCTTTTGGTGCAAG GGAAAGACTTTCTGTCTCAGTCAGGAAGGCAAAATGCTGTTG tTGTAGACCTAAATGTGTCAGAGAGACAGCTTTGCATCAGTGTGGAGCCTTGCTCAATTCGGCTGCCACCTCCTGAG ctGGGAGATTTTGATATTTCAGCAAACACCGTAAAGCTGTTTGACAGCAATGAAAGTACAGTTATTCAGCAACATTCCATATTAAGTAACTGGTGCTATGTTTTGCCAAG CATGAAAATGGGTCAGATCATAAACATCAGCCACATAATTCCTCCAGAATCTCCTTTCCGTTCCTATAAGGACTTTGAGATGCACTGGAAGAGTCTG TATGGATATGTTCTTCCTGAGGATCTTGAAGAGACAAAAGTGTACTTGAGTGTTTACTTCAAACCAATAGGGGAAAGGTTCTTCAC GTACCCTTTAAGTTGCATCCGAAGTCAGCCAGTGCAGTATTTCCCCAGAACAGATGCAGAAAGTGTAGTGAACTCTTTCCTTTCTGACATGAAGAACAGTTTTTCACAGCTGTGTGGATTTCCAGTAAAGATGACAAGTAAAGCACTTTATGCTACAAAGGAACTCTCCAGGGCTTCAGTGCAA GAAATAAAACCTAAGCCTACGAAACTGGACGGTGAGATGGTTTGTGTAGTGTCTCTAACCCAGGCTCGTCCAAGGAAACCGTTTTCTCCTGGAATCCCTTCACCGTGCAGTACGGAAAACAGCCACTGGATGGAGTGTTTGATCAAAGAGCCAGGAACGTACAGGTTTTCGAGTAGCTGTAGGAGTACAGGAGGGGTTAGCGTTGAAGCAACAGAGAAATCAATGAGCAGTAAGCAAATACCAGGCCTACCAGAGCTACCAAGTGTAAAATCTTCAGGAACACGTGTAAACTCAGCCTTTGAATCCACGCCCCCAAAAGTCAGCAAAATTATACcaattttcaaaggaaagttGATGCAAATGAATGGAAAGATCACAAATCAAACAGataggaagaaaagggaaaatgctgAAAGGCGCTCACCAGTAGTAAGTGTGGGTGTTTCATCTGCTATGCTGTCTGTGAATAAATCCAGCATAACTGAGGTTTTCAAACACATTCAAAATATGCCAGTCAAAACTCCTACTGATAACAGCATGCTTCAGGTAAAGAACAAGAAGGCACACACAAAACATGGTACACCCATATTCCGTTGGAAAACCCAGTCTAGTGGACAAATTGTTaacactgatttttctgaaaactcAGCTTCAGGTGGGAATCCAAATGACGTTAATCACAAAAAAGCCAATTCTCCGTTCTTTCTTAAGAATGTTGGGCCAGTGCTTCAGAAATCAAACACCAGTCCACGTCTGAATACACATGAATCTCCTGCTTCCAGTgcaagaagggggaaaaagttTGCAAGTCAAAGTACTACTCAATCTCCTGAGAAAGAGCACCAGCCAAAAGAAGTGCATTTGCAGATTTGTGAATTAGACAATGAAATTACAAATTCCAGTTTGTCACTGCAACAAACAAAGAGATCAAATAAAGGAGCTGGGTTAAATATTCATGAATCTGTCTTCAGAGATACAGTGTGCGTGGCcaagagggaagaaaacaaagcagcctGCCACTCTAAGGACTGTACTGCTGAGACAACCAATCATCATTCCAAACCTAACTTTGAACAG ATGATTACAGGGAACAAGTATCTGGCATGTGAAACATTGACCTCCAAACCAACTTTGCCAGTCAAGGAGAGCAACATGGAAGCATCTGTACAGAAAGGTTGTGCCAGAAGAAGACAG AAAGAAGAAGGTTATTCAAAGTTAAAGAGAGCCAAAAGAAGTAAAACTTCTACTTAA